Within the Buteo buteo chromosome 2, bButBut1.hap1.1, whole genome shotgun sequence genome, the region gGCGCTGCCGGCCGGAGCCCCGCGGGGCGCCCCTCACCGCCCTGCCCTCCGCGGGACACCGGCTGCTGAGAGCCCGCctccaccccccgccccggcaccggcttttttttttttttttttttttcctcccccctttaccccccccaccccctccaccccctccacccctccaattattatttttattattaattttttttttttttttttttcctccgcGGGGGCCGGCGGatgaggctcggcggcggcggaggTGGCCGGGGGAGAAGGCGGCAGCGCGCCGCGGGACCGAGCGGCTGAGCGGCGGCAGGAggcggcgagcggcggcgggaggaCCGGAGCCcgtgtaatttttttatttttggcaaagTTGGAACTCGTGTGGAGGCTCGGCTGCTGGCTTTGGGGTCTCcctgggtttgtttctttttttttttttttccattaccattaatatttttttttgcaaattttttttttattttatttttgcaaactcTGGATTTTGAATGCCGGGCGCGGCCAGGAGAAACGAAAGCAAATAGACACCTGTGCGTgcgtgtatatatacatatatatatatctaaaaatatatatattaaaaaaaaaattaaaataaagaacaaccgactgcaacagcaacaacaaaaagcgCTAGGCAGCCacccggccggcggcggggcgggcagcggaGCCGTcggcggggccggccgcgcAGCATGGAGGAGGGCGGCCGGAGCCCCCGGGAGGAGGCGGCCGAGCCGCAGGAGTCCGGCGGCGACgcggagcccggcggcggcggcggcggcggcggcgggggcggcgtGCGGCGGGGGCTGCTGCTTCCCCCCGGTGACCCCCCGCACCCCCACCCGCACCCGCACCGCATCACCAACTTCTTCATCGACAACATCCTGCGGCCCGAGTTCGGGCGGAGGAAGGaggcgggcggccccggcggagAACCCAGGCGACCCGGAGCCGAGAAccgccgcagccccgccgcggCGCCGGCCCCCGGGGCTCCGCtacccggcggcggggcgggttcgccgggccggggggagggcggccccgccgggctGGCCCTGCACGGCGCCGCCAAGAAGGGGGGGGACCCCGCGGCGCTGGAGGCGGCCCTGAAAGCGCGGGGCTTGAGCGGCGGCGACCTGTCGGTGAGCTCGGACTCGGATAGCTCCCAGGCCAGCTCCAACGCCGGGAACCAGCCCATGCTCTGGCCCGCCTGGGTTTACTGCACGCGGTACTCGGACCGACCCTCCTCAGGTAAGAgctgcccccctcccctgctcccccctcgacccccggtcccggccccggggtccccccggctcccctccgtccgccggcggggccgggagggcggcggggaaGAGACCCCACCGCGCTCCCCCCTTTCGCGCtccttctttttggttttgttttttggtttttttttttccggggGGGGGCCGTGGGAGGTGCTTAAAAATCGCCCCAAAATGCGGGCAGATTGCAAGGGTGGCTGGGGAGGCGCGGAGCCGGGGGGAAACGGGAGGTcgctccctccccgccgccgccgaggaGCTGGGGCCGCCCGGGCTCGGGGCATTTCCCACCAACTGCCGGGTTTTAgcaaagagggaggaaaagacaaaaatctggCGTTGGGCTCCCCGCTCATCCTCCCGGCGAGCTGCCCTTCTCCCCGCCAGGAAAACACCCCCGCGCTCCGCTTTGGTGGGGGCAGAGTGGATTTCCACAGGCCTCGCCttgctttgattatttttattatttttttttagcccaAAAAACCAATCCGCGATCGTTTATTTCCTTAAAAGAGGCCTCGGAGTGGCCGCCGTTtcgtttctttctttttaatttcccccCATGTGCTGCAGGTcagctctggggggggggggccgggggacGTTTCCAAGAGCCGGGGAACTTCTTTAGCAGGGTCCGTCTCTTGGCAAGGGCTTGGGCAGAACCTCCTGAAATTAtcgataaaaaaaaaattgaaaaaaaaaattaaaaataaaaagccagggGGTAAAACGTCCTTTCGCTACCGCGGGGAGAGTGGGGCTGGCCCCGGCAGATTGGTAAAACCCTCGTTAAAAAAGAGGTAGAAACCATTGGGGGAAGGCATGGGAAGCACCACGGAGGAGATCTgctcccaggaaaaaaataaataaataaaaaaaaaaaataaagggagttTCTCTTACAAAAGCGGCGAGCTAGGATTTTCACCCGGAGAGCCGGGCAGCTGAAGGAGGGATCGTAGGGCGAGTTGAAAATTAGTTCGTAATGTCTGAAAACAAACTCTTACTCAGAGGTAATATTCAGGGCTGAATTGGAATTTTCTCCATTGTTCTCCAGTGCTCTCctttgttaatatttaattaacatACATCCTCACAATGGCTCGGCCCGGGCAGAAAAGGCTCCTTGTGCTGCCGAGAATAATATTCCCGAGAATAATCCCGGCGATTCGGATCGGGCCGTGCAGCGCCATATGGGCACTGCAGCAAAGCGGCGGATTTCTTCTCGCAATGTAAACAGGCggctgatttccttttttttatttatttattacgacccaccaaaaaaagaaaaaagaaaaaaaaaagaagaaaaaaagtaaagaggtttccttaaaaaaaaaaaaaagggaggtttccttaataaaaaaaaaaaatatctgcttaGGGAATAAAATTCAGCTCGGTGCCGCTGGTGCAGGCTTTGCTTGCCGGGCATCCCCGGGACGAAAAGGGCCGGTAGATGGAATTCTGGCCGGGATGAAAGGGGATGCGGAGGGAGCGACGCGGGCGGCAAGCGGGGGGTACCGGGGGCTGCGGCTCCCGTTCCGCCGCCTCCCGAGCATCccctggcagcagaggaggcaCAAAGCcgggtttgtttttcttagggTGGGAgtggtgctggtggggggggggggtgtcggaGCGTGGGGCGCGGGTGGGAGCGTGGGTGCGTGTCCCgttgcccccccccaacccccccacgCGGGACCGCGGCTGGCGTGGGGCCGCCCGCAGCGGAGCGTGGCGGTGTCGgtgcttctcctctctcccgGCCGTAGGTCCCCGCTCCCGCAAACCAAAGAAGAAGAACCCCAACAAGGAGGACAAGCGGCCGCGCACCGCCTTCACCGCCGAGCAGCTGCAGAGACTCAAGGCCGAGTTCCAGACGAACCGGTACCTGACGGAGCAGCGGCGGCAAAGCCTGGCCCAAGAGCTGGGGCTTAACGAGTCCCAGATTAAAATCTGGTTCCAGAATAAACGAGCCAAGATCAAGAAGGCGACGGGCAGCAAGAACTCCCTGGCAGTGCACCTCATGGCCCAGGGGCTCTACAACCACTCCACCACGGCGAAAGACGGCAAGTCGGACAGTGAATAGccaagggagggggggggggagagggagggaggggggaggcaggggagggggggggccgTTTGCAGTCAAAGTTTATACAAtgcaataatttaattaaaaaaaaataaaaagaaacataaggGCCAGTGTATAAAGATTATACCAGCATTAATAGTGAAAATATTGTGTATTAGATATAATTCTGCAATATtctatgtatatataatttacAGGTAAGGTGGTGTAAAAATCCAAGATATctgattataaaatatttttttgattttttttttttgtttggttttggttttgggggtttgggtcggttggtttttttttttttttcggttgTATGGAGATTTTAGACGCTatctttatgatttttttttaatgcttaagtTACATTTTTATAGACTTAAGCGCTGTTTTAATGGACATTGGACGCTGTTTTTtgaaattcaaaaaaaaaaaagaattaaaaacaacttTTGCTGAAGTCCAAAGATTTTTATTGCTGCATTTCACACGACTGTGAACCGAATAAATAGTTCTCCTATTTGTTctatgagttttaccttttttttccccctcccacccctccccttttccttttcttttttttttttcccttctttttttttttttttcccctctcttttttggGGATGTGTGTGTCTGGGGCTGGCTTTGGGGATAGACGTggagaatttaatttaaaaagaaaaaaatatatataaaagtaacGCTAGGGAAAGAAATCTCAAAGCACCGTCCTGAAACATGCCGGGGGTCTTTTCCCGAGCCCCTACACCCTCACCAACTCCAGCGAGACCCACGGGCGTGCGTGGATGCGGAATGCAGGCGTGGATGCGGGATGCAAGGATGAGATTAGCATCCcccccctacacacacacacccactccccccgcccccaactTGTTGGGAAAACTTTGGGAACCCCCATCTCCGAAAAGATGGAGCCGTTCCGGGATGCGGCTTCAGCCCGTGGCCGCCCCCCGCGGAGGGGGAACGGGACCGGGGGGGCGGCAGCGGACCGGTACCGgcccgctgccgcccccccGGTCCCGTTCCCCCTCCGCGGGGGGCGGCCACGGGCTGGGACCCGGCTCCGCTCTGGCATCACCTCCCCGAAGCATTTGGGAGCGTTTTaccctcctccccaaaaaagaaaaaaaaaaaatttttagtttcctcttcctctccatcctcatcctcatcccacGGCGCGGTCCCCGCTAGCGCGACGCTTCgtgggaccgggggggtggatgtttctcccctccccacgcAGACACCTCCTTGGAATCGGAGTTTTTTCGGGATTTCGAGGCGCTGTGCTGCGTTTAACCCGTTTCTCCCGGAGCGTGGTGGCCCCCTCCCCACGGTAcgcgggggaggggagggggggttgtGTCCCGCGTGGGGCCTGGGTGTGCGTGGGCGGCTGCTCAGGAACGGGCTCTCCTGCGACTCTGTTTGTGGGGGGAAAACTTCTCGCTTTGCCTTAAAACCTCTTTATTTTGCAGCTATAATTGACACACGTTGTACATAGTAGTataaacttaaagaaaaaaaaaagaaggaaagaatccaactataaaataaaaactgtaattttaaattctgtgaaTAACCATCAGCTGCTTAGGAGCCAGGATTAAATGACATTGCCTTTTagcaggaaagcaaaggattttttttttcttctctccagttTATAAAACGTGCGTTTTACAATTGCAGTATCAAATATTTATAATCGGATGAAATATGAATGTTTCTATTTACAACTGTGCTCTCAACATTGTGAACATTCTCGCTGCATTTTGTGTGTTTCAATTCTCGAGGATtgcattaaataataataaaaaaacccgaCACCAACCCACTTTATTACGAAATACAAACCGTGTCACCCAGCCGTTGCAATGGAGTAGTGCTATTCCGGACCATATATCCCTGTATGTTGATATAGTCTCTAGATTGCACTTCTGAGCACTGGAGCTCGAGTTAGAAGTATTTCGTGGTTTCTGCTAtttacgggggggggggggtaaattCCGTGGCGATTTATGAGAGAGGTGCTTTTGCAGCATCAGCCTTTTGACTTAATGAAGAAACTTTGGGGGATTCTTTTCTAGATGAAGGAGAGGGCAACCGCCAGCCGTAGCTGAGCCCGGCTCTAAGGCGTCCGTCGTGTTAAAAAGGATCTGAAAAcggaaaagaaaatctctttaATCTCACGTACTGTCAACAGGTTTCACCTTCTCAAGACTTTAAATACCCGGTGGCGTGATGCTCTGGCAGGCTGCGTTTGGAAAACCTCTGCTAGATAAACACGTAACCCTGGAGCTCGGGAAGAGAGGTGATGGGAATATTGCCGATGCCACGCTACGAAACCAAGCACCCTCTAAAAGACTTGGCATCCCCGGGAAAGTGACAGTCCCACGATTTTAGGGCGGGCTGGACAAAAATAAAACGTTCACCCGCCACGCTGCAACAAAGGGCACAAGAGCTCCAAAATAGTTCAGCTCATTTTccgcaggcaggaggagaagggagcaaAGGGGCAGAGCCTCCCCCTcagggccggctcctgctgcaggagccGCACTCACAGAGAAAACCaagggcggaggggggggggggtcgtgttgaaaattttagtttctttctttaaagccGCTGCTTTGGGATATGTTCTGCAAGGGGCACAATTCTGCAGGAGCGGAGGTGCCGCTGGGAGGGTGCACCGAGGGGTTCACCTGCTCGGAGAAGTTGAGCCGCGACCGGCGGCGGGGGGATGCTACCGGGCTTTATTCTTCCAGGCTTTCTAGTTTATGTGCCTTTGAggagattttttattattattattattattattggtcACCTCCATTAATGGAGGCAGGTGATTTATAACCCCGAGGGAGAAAATCGGTGGCCGTGGGCACTAAAGAGGAGTTTTAAATCTGGATTGAAAAATAGTTCCGTTTGTCCGATGGGACAAAACGGTACCCTGGGTGTGTTACACACCGGCGGTGAAGTCCCACgaagattttatattttcttaagaaGTCACGAAGCCTGCACCGGGGGAAATTTTGGCCCTGCTCCTGAGTGTGCAGTGGGGCAAAGTTTCCACCTGTCCTTCCCCGGCCTGCAAGAAGCGCTgggaacagaaaacagatgtgTGACACCAGCCAGAATATGTATTTGGTtttagggttaaaaaaaaaaaatagcagggaAACTTCTTTAAGTTAGTTCAGTCTCTGGAGCAAGGGCAGAAAATATCTCGCTGCTGCCTGGATTTTCTCCAGAGcagaatacaaaatatttgcaattggTAAGCAGTGCCTTCAGCTGGGAGCAGCGAATGGCTCACATGGGCTGCATTCCTCACCTGCCTCCgatattttggggggaaagcTTTCATGGGGAGAGGCACAGGTTCGGAGACActtgctctgctgctcctttcgCCATCTTTTGAGCTGCTGCTGGTTCCCGTGCACCGCCCAGCCAGCGCTCCCACGCCCGGGCAGCGGCTCCCCGCTGGCTCGGGGAAGGACAGCACAACTAAATTAGCCCTcgttaatttaaaatttaaaattaatttaacagaAAGAGCCGCCGCACAAGCGCCTCTTGCAATTttagcaaagcagcagcaccttgctgaaacagcctcttttttttttttttttgggggggggggggggaaggcaaaaCCACAACCCCAAACCGCACAAACCCCGAAGCCAAGCCAAAGcctccagccccccaaaacccgaCTGCGtcggggcaggggcaggcaagGGCAGAGGCAGGGTCGGCCCTGGAGTCAACCACCGCCtggcagcatttttttcctggcaggCAGCTCTCTGCTAGCCGGTCCGGCTCCTTCGCCTCCAGCCAAAGCAGCAGagtcccattaaaaaaaaaataaaaaattataataacCGACCCAGGGAAGTATTTCAGGGCTGAGCAAAAATACATCTGCACTTCCCCGGCGTCAACCAGCCCCTCCGTGTAATTAATTAAGCGTATTTTTTCCGTAACTCTGTTCAATAAGCGTCTGAGCACTAAGGTTTAGTGAAGGTGTTCCTCCGCTCCACTGTGTGTTAATGCAGTACATCGTACATGCGATATCCAAACCCATACCCAGGCACTATATATGCAAATGCCCACGCCATTTATTGTGAAATGCATATCAGAGTTAGAGGGGGAAACTATTTAGCTAGCTCGCgtttgtggaaaaaaagtaattctgtatCCCGCTGATTTAATATCCGACCTCCGCATTCAATCCCCGCCCATGCAGCTATCAAAAGTACCCCTGGGATGTTTGGATATCATCTCCAAACTAACATCTGTGATTATGAAACGCTCAGAAGGGGAAGGTTAATAACAATTTGTTTCAAAGGGCCACGAGTCAATTTTATAAACAAATCGCCttgccttaaaaacaaacaaaccaaccaagtcgaagccccccccccacccccgggtGGGGACTGTAACTGGGTGCTCGGGGCAGGATTTGTGCCCTCTTCCCGCGGGGATGGAGCTGGAGAAGCCCGGGATgagcccaggagcagcagccggGGATGgccgggggtgcaggggggggggaagaggttTCTCCTCCGACAGCCCGGGGGATGCTCGGTGACACCCGTGGCTCCGGCAGAAACGCACCCAGACGCGTGTGGGGAGCCGAAGGCAGTCCCGGTTTTATTTCGCAGAAAGTCGGGACGGTCCCTGGTAGCGGAGCTGGGCTTTGCAccgctggggagggggcaggttTGGGCTTTGCAGcgctggggaaggagggggatccacgccttccccccccccccctccacaccGAGACCAGCTTTGCAGCTCAACCCAGCACTAAGCCCGTCCTCAGTCTGCTCCGCCGCATATTTGGGACCCCTGGCAAACTCGGGCAAAGGCTGCCGGCCAAAGCCCGGCCCCAGCCCGGGGAATAAGCGGCCCTGCAGGAGCCCGGGCAGGAGGAGACGCCGGAGCCGGCAGCTCCACCGACACCCACGGCCGGAGCCCACCGGCAgccccctgcctgctcccccccctccctgccgcctGCCCACATTTATCACCCGCATTTCCTTTCGCCCCACCGTCTCCTCGACctggaaagaaatttaaatttggCGTTTGACACATTTTAacgtcttaaaaaaaaaaaaaaggaaggaaaaaaaaaaaaaagacagagacagaGGCACACACGCGTCGGGATGATCCGCCTCTGCTGCGGGGTCGTGCGTGGGAACCGACgtgagcggggcggggggggcagccccactCCCGGCGTGTCCCCGGGGCTTCCCCTgccggggggggctcagccctggtCCCCCCCGATTCCTCTCCCAGGAGAGCAAGGGGGAAAGGGACCCGTGTCCCCGGCAGCACCCCGGTGCCCACCGCCTTGGGGGGGGGCCGGGAAGAGCCGCCCGGTTCAGCCCGTCCCGTATTTCTcggggaaagagggaaaaaaatatagaattTCTCCTCCTAAAGGAGCTGCTGTTTCCAAAGCCTCGCACATCGCGGGGGTGTCGGTGGTGGAGGCGGCCGGCTCCagctgcccggcccggccccggcagcccccccccccccggctcggTGTCCCTTCCCCGGGAGTCCCGGGCCGCCTCCTCTCGCCTTCACCCTCCCAAACCCCCGGGGCCAAATTTCTTCCGAGTCGCTGGGTTTGCATGGGGCTGATGCCGGctcctggccccccccccccccgccacctctCTCGCTGTCCCCTGTGCCCACCAGTGTCCCCGCAGGGCTGGTAACTGGGGAGGGGATGcccggctgtgccccccccccccccccagccgggACAGCATCCCCCAGCCCGGCCGGATTTGCATTTCGTGGGTAAATAGCATAGAGAGGGTGTTTGGAAGGGGGAAGAAACCAAACCGGCCCGGATgggtgcggggcaggggtgggtgACCCTGCACCCTGCAAGTCCCCATGCCTGAGGCCAGCGGGGCTTTTTCCCCGCAGGAGCGGGACCAGCCGCCCCCCGCAGCCGGGGAGCAGCGGGTTTGGGAGCACACAAGTTCCCGGCACCGCATCTCCGATGGAAACCTCAGTTTCTTAGAGTTTCACTAGcttttcggtttttttttttttttattttgcgtgtgtgtgcgtgcaatATAACTGCAATAATGCCATGATAAGCTGTTTCCCCCCCTTTTCAAACGGGTCTAAGTAAcccttttaaattaattggTGTTCCTATAGCTAA harbors:
- the EN2 gene encoding homeobox protein engrailed-2, translated to MEEGGRSPREEAAEPQESGGDAEPGGGGGGGGGGGVRRGLLLPPGDPPHPHPHPHRITNFFIDNILRPEFGRRKEAGGPGGEPRRPGAENRRSPAAAPAPGAPLPGGGAGSPGRGEGGPAGLALHGAAKKGGDPAALEAALKARGLSGGDLSVSSDSDSSQASSNAGNQPMLWPAWVYCTRYSDRPSSGPRSRKPKKKNPNKEDKRPRTAFTAEQLQRLKAEFQTNRYLTEQRRQSLAQELGLNESQIKIWFQNKRAKIKKATGSKNSLAVHLMAQGLYNHSTTAKDGKSDSE